The nucleotide sequence AATTTCCGATCTTCTCGACAAAAGTCTTCGGCGCGACTTCCGCGCCGAGGCTTGCAACGATTAGCAATGCCACGAACACCACGAGACCCGCCGCAAAACGCAAACGCTTGCGCGCGACAGCTGCGTCATACGCGGCTTCGAGCACCGCGATCTGCTGTGGGGGATAGCTGGAAAGGCTGACCGTCAATTGATCGCTCTACGCACAAAGGAAGAAGGACCGGACCGCAAAAAGGTCCGGCCCCTCGTTCAAATTCAGGAGGCTTTCTTCTTGCGAAGGCTGTCAACGAACTTGATCAGTTCGATCATGCCATCCCAATCCTTGGTGGTCGCGGCGTTGAAGTCCTTCTTCTGTCCATCGGACAACCTGTCGAAAGCGGCCTTGTCCTTGGTCGGAGCTGCAAAGAAAGCTTTCTCAATACCGGCCTTCAGATCGGCCGGCATGTCCGTCAGGACAGCATAAGGGCCGTTCAGAATCGGAGCTGACCTGTGGACGATTCGGAAATCATCCTTCTTCATTGCCGAGCCGTCCGCGTTCTTCAGCATGCCCTTGGTCAGCATCTGCGCAAGCGTCGAATCGTTGTCGGCAGTCCACTGATTGGCAGCGACGTCGATGGTACCCTGCGAGAGCGCAAGCAACGCGTTCTCGTGGCTCCCCGTATACACTACCTTGCCGAAATACGATTCAGCGTCGGTAATCTGCATCTTGTTCAGTTCGAACCGCGGCACGTTGTTGCCCGAGGTAGAGTTCGGATCGACGAGGCCGAGGTTCTTGCCCTTCATGTCATCGATATTCTTGTAAGGGCTCTTGGCCAGCACAAAGAACATCGAGTAGTAGCCCGTGGTTCCGTCGATATTGCGGTCGTTCGCGAAAGCTTCAGTCTTGACGCCGGTCATCCGAGCGCGCGCGAACGACGCCGAACCGTAGCTCGCAATATGAATCGCGCCGGTTCGCTGACCTTCGATGACTGCTGCATAGTCGTTGGCGATACGCAAGTTCACCTTCACGCCGAGCTCCTTGCTCAGATAGGAGATGAACGGCGCCCAGCGCTCGGTCACGCCTGATGCGTTCTCCGCGGGAACCACTGCGAAAGTGAGTTCGGGATACTTGGCTTTCCATTCCTGAGCGGAAGCCGCGGTGGCGCTAAAGGCAAGCGCAGCGGCGCCGGCAATGACGGTACGACGATTGATCATGATGTCCTCTCGGTGAGTCAGGTAGGTTCGTTACAGAACAGGAAGTTACGCAGCCACATTTCCGAACGCTGGCGTCAGCTCTCCGGGCACAAAGTCCGGTGCGTCATCCATCACTTCGCCGGCCTCAAGATCGTAGAGCTCGCGCGCGATGCTGTCGGTGAGCGCTGCTGGCGCGCCGTCGAATACGATGCGGCCAGCAGACATTCCGATCAAGCGATCACAATAGGTCCTCGCCAGATCCAGCGAATGCAGGTTGCAGATCACCGTAATACCGAAATGCTTGTTGATGCGCAGCAATGCGTCCATCACGATGCGGGTGTTGCGGGGATCGAGCGATGCAATCGGCTCGTCCGCCAGAATAATGTCCGGCTGCTGGACGATCGCGCGCGCAATCGCCACGCGCTGCTGCTGTCCGCCCGAGAGCTGGTCCGCGCGCTGCGCTGCCATGGGCATCATGTCGAACTGCTCAAGCGCTGAAATCGCGACTGCCTTATCGTTCTGCGGCCAATGCTGGATCAACGATCGCCACAGCGGTACACCGGCAAGGCGTCCCATCAAAACGTTGGTGAGCACATCCAGTCGTCCAACCAGATTGAACTGCTGGAAAATCATCGCGGAACGCGCCCGCCAGCGGCGCAAATCGCGCCCCTGCAGCGCTGTCACATCGACGCCTTCGAACAGAATTCGTCCGCTGGTCGGAGTCTCCAGCCGATTGATCATCCGCAGCAGCGTTGACTTTCCGGCTCCGGAGCGGCCGATCACGCCGACAAAGCGGCCCGGCTCAATCGAGAAAGAGGCATTGTCGACGGCCGCCTTTGTGCCGAACCGGCACGTCAATCCGTCTACCTCAAGCATGCGCCGACTCCGTTTATGTAACCTCCCCCTCGCTAGCGCGCGTTTCCTACAGTTGTGTGACATGGCGACTTGCTGAGACCGATCTGCCCCGAAATCGCAAATCCTGTGATGAAAATCCCAGTGTCATTCGAGCTTCACACCACCGTCATGAAGACTCCCGATGACGTGATCTCCTTGGTTTGAAAGCAGTTGGCACATGACGGACATCTTGATCGAAGGCGGCAAGGCACTGATGGGACGCGAGCTCGTGGATGCCAACATCCACATCGCGAACGGAACAATCGCTGAAACATCGTCGCGCAGCGGCACTGCCGCCATGCGTCTCGATAGCCGCGGTCTGATCTCCCTGCCCGGAATCGTTGACATGCATGGCGACGCCTTCGAGCGCCAGATGATGCCTCGTCCCGGGGTCGACTTTCCGATCGATGTGGCTCTCGTTGATAGTGATCGTCAGGCGATCGCCAATGGCATCACAACAGTCTTTCATGCCACGACATGGTCGTGGGAGCCGGGTCTGCGCGGAACGGAGAACGCGCACCGGCTGCTCAATGCCGTAGAAACTATGCAGCCACAGCTCGCGGCCGACACCCGCTTTCACCTGCGGCAGGAGACATTCAATCTCGACGCTGAGCCCACAATCGCCGAATGGCTGACTGCCGGGCGCATCGATCTCCTTGCTTTCAATGATCACATGGACATGACCACCGCGTCGATGAGCAACCCGAAGAAGCGCGCCCGCATGGTGGAGCGCTCCGGCCTCGGCGAAACAGAATTCGACAAGCTGGTCGAACAGGTTCTGGCCCGCGCGGATAATGTTCCAGCGTCAATTGCACGGCTTGCAACCATTGGTCGCGATCACCGCGTCCCGCTGCTGTCCCACGACGACGAATCGCCCGAACAGCGCAGCGGATTCCGTGACCTGGGCATCGATATCGCTGAATTCCCGATCAACGAAGAAACAGCACGCACGGCTATCGAGGGCGGCGATTTCACCGTCTTCGGCGCTCCCAATGTAGTGCGCGGGGGCAGCCATACCGGATGGACCAGCGCCGCCGAGATGGTGAGCAAGGGCTTGTGTTCGATTCTCACGTCCGACTACTACTATCCCGCGCCCCTGCTCGCGGCGTTCCTGCTGGCTGCCGACAGTATTCTGCCGATGCCGCAGGCCTGGTCGCTGGTATCCGGAGCGCCTGCGAAGGCAACTGGACTACACGACCGTGGTCAGATCGCCGCCGGGAAACGGGCCGACATCATCCTCGTCGATGCGTGCGAGCCGCGGAGGCCGCGTGTTGTTGCAGTGATTACCGGCGGTCGTATCGTTCACCTTACCGAGCCGCAACGCATTTTATCGGGAGTTGTTGCCGCGCGAAGGGTTGAACCGGCCTGACCGGGCGGGTACTCAGGGTTTGCATGCCGCAGTATCCCCGTTACGCGATTTACTTCGTGCCTTCAGTTGCCAGCGCCCTTTATCGCTTCGGCGCCGAGCTGATTGGCTACGATGCATACACCGGTCAGCCACTGCCATTCGTCGGTGGCATTGAGACGGAAATCGAAGGCTGGAAGCCGCTCACCGCCGATCCGCGCAAGTACGGCTTTCATGCGACACTCAAGGCGCCTATATTACTCACTCTGGGCAAAACCGAGAATGAGTTGACGGCGGCAATGCAAGAGTTCGCGCAGACACCTCGCAGCATCCCGGTGATCGTGCCCACCGTCCGCAGCATCAGCAGCTTCATCGCCATCGTGCCGGACGGTCCTTGCCCCGAGCTACAAAAATTCGCGGAAGATTGCGTCACGGAATTTGATAGTTTTCGCGCACCGCTAACCAATCCAGACCGTGAGCGGCGCAATGTGTCGCCGCTCACCGACCGGCAGATCAAATATCTCGATCGCTGGGGCTATCCCTACGTGTTCGAAGAGTTTCGCTTTCACATGACGCTGGCAGGATCTCTTCCGGCAGAACGGCTTGGACCTGTTACCGAGGTTTTGCGGAAACGGTTTGCCGCGCTGGAACTGAAATCGATACCTATTGATCGGCTGGCGTTGCTTCGTCAGGACGATGCCGCGTCAGGCTTTACGCTCATCCATCATTGGCCCCTTCAGAGCGCCTGATCGTGACAGAGTGAGCGCAGGAATTCTGCGTAGGCCCAGAACGCTATCTATAAAGCCCTTCGATCTCCGAAACATACTTCTTCTGCACGTTGGAACGCCGGACCTTCATCGTCGCCGTGACTTCGTCATCGTCATGATCCAGTTCCTTCGTCAGCAGATGAAACTTCCGGATCTGCGAGACC is from Afipia massiliensis and encodes:
- the phnD gene encoding phosphonate ABC transporter substrate-binding protein; protein product: MINRRTVIAGAAALAFSATAASAQEWKAKYPELTFAVVPAENASGVTERWAPFISYLSKELGVKVNLRIANDYAAVIEGQRTGAIHIASYGSASFARARMTGVKTEAFANDRNIDGTTGYYSMFFVLAKSPYKNIDDMKGKNLGLVDPNSTSGNNVPRFELNKMQITDAESYFGKVVYTGSHENALLALSQGTIDVAANQWTADNDSTLAQMLTKGMLKNADGSAMKKDDFRIVHRSAPILNGPYAVLTDMPADLKAGIEKAFFAAPTKDKAAFDRLSDGQKKDFNAATTKDWDGMIELIKFVDSLRKKKAS
- a CDS encoding DUF1045 domain-containing protein, with amino-acid sequence MPQYPRYAIYFVPSVASALYRFGAELIGYDAYTGQPLPFVGGIETEIEGWKPLTADPRKYGFHATLKAPILLTLGKTENELTAAMQEFAQTPRSIPVIVPTVRSISSFIAIVPDGPCPELQKFAEDCVTEFDSFRAPLTNPDRERRNVSPLTDRQIKYLDRWGYPYVFEEFRFHMTLAGSLPAERLGPVTEVLRKRFAALELKSIPIDRLALLRQDDAASGFTLIHHWPLQSA
- a CDS encoding alpha-D-ribose 1-methylphosphonate 5-triphosphate diphosphatase, which encodes MTDILIEGGKALMGRELVDANIHIANGTIAETSSRSGTAAMRLDSRGLISLPGIVDMHGDAFERQMMPRPGVDFPIDVALVDSDRQAIANGITTVFHATTWSWEPGLRGTENAHRLLNAVETMQPQLAADTRFHLRQETFNLDAEPTIAEWLTAGRIDLLAFNDHMDMTTASMSNPKKRARMVERSGLGETEFDKLVEQVLARADNVPASIARLATIGRDHRVPLLSHDDESPEQRSGFRDLGIDIAEFPINEETARTAIEGGDFTVFGAPNVVRGGSHTGWTSAAEMVSKGLCSILTSDYYYPAPLLAAFLLAADSILPMPQAWSLVSGAPAKATGLHDRGQIAAGKRADIILVDACEPRRPRVVAVITGGRIVHLTEPQRILSGVVAARRVEPA
- the phnC gene encoding phosphonate ABC transporter ATP-binding protein, which codes for MLEVDGLTCRFGTKAAVDNASFSIEPGRFVGVIGRSGAGKSTLLRMINRLETPTSGRILFEGVDVTALQGRDLRRWRARSAMIFQQFNLVGRLDVLTNVLMGRLAGVPLWRSLIQHWPQNDKAVAISALEQFDMMPMAAQRADQLSGGQQQRVAIARAIVQQPDIILADEPIASLDPRNTRIVMDALLRINKHFGITVICNLHSLDLARTYCDRLIGMSAGRIVFDGAPAALTDSIARELYDLEAGEVMDDAPDFVPGELTPAFGNVAA